A single genomic interval of Saccharospirillum mangrovi harbors:
- a CDS encoding PTS sugar transporter subunit IIA, translating to MIQLDQVLSVERVYTGAFGVSKKRVLQSLAERLADSLEGVGDVDLFDQLIARERLGSTGLGQGIAVPHCRLAQIDRPVAALAKLDEAVDFESPDRKPVDLLFALVVPEAATDDHLNLLAAVVERFNDAALVKTLRHASDPQTLYQHFIKGV from the coding sequence ATGATACAACTGGACCAGGTCCTCAGCGTTGAACGCGTCTATACCGGCGCGTTCGGCGTCAGCAAGAAACGCGTTCTGCAAAGTTTGGCGGAACGACTGGCAGACTCCCTGGAGGGTGTCGGCGATGTCGATTTATTCGATCAGTTGATTGCTCGTGAGCGACTTGGTTCCACCGGCCTCGGCCAGGGCATTGCTGTGCCGCATTGCCGGTTAGCCCAGATTGACCGACCCGTGGCCGCTCTCGCCAAACTCGACGAAGCCGTCGATTTCGAATCCCCTGATCGCAAACCCGTCGATTTGCTGTTTGCCCTGGTCGTGCCCGAAGCGGCCACTGACGACCATCTGAATTTACTCGCCGCTGTGGTCGAACGCTTTAACGATGCTGCTCTGGTAAAAACCCTGCGCCACGCATCCGATCCGCAAACGCTCTATCAGCATTTTATCAAAGGCGTCTGA
- the lptA gene encoding lipopolysaccharide transport periplasmic protein LptA produces the protein MRPTDSKRHWRQSLALAALFLLSDAALALPEDRDQPMTIQADQGAFRSGSGEAHFQGNVHLQQGSLEVWAETLDVTRDPVTGVIQFLEARGEPARYQEQPDVDAAFIEVEGLRIEYRPQQDIIITEGNGRLKQEGSEIQAEYIQYNLLDETLSVRSVRTQTANPEAPQATWVIQPGAVD, from the coding sequence ATGAGGCCGACTGATTCCAAGCGGCATTGGCGCCAGAGCCTGGCGCTCGCAGCGCTTTTTTTGCTCAGCGACGCAGCGCTGGCGTTGCCAGAAGATCGCGATCAGCCGATGACCATTCAGGCCGACCAGGGCGCCTTTCGCAGCGGCAGTGGTGAGGCTCACTTTCAGGGCAACGTCCATTTGCAACAGGGCAGTCTGGAAGTCTGGGCGGAAACGCTGGATGTGACCCGCGATCCGGTAACCGGCGTTATTCAGTTTTTGGAAGCCCGCGGCGAGCCGGCCCGTTATCAGGAACAACCGGATGTCGATGCCGCCTTTATTGAAGTGGAAGGCCTGCGCATCGAATATCGGCCGCAACAAGACATCATCATTACCGAGGGCAATGGCCGCCTGAAACAGGAAGGCAGTGAAATTCAGGCGGAATACATTCAATACAATCTGCTTGACGAAACACTCAGCGTACGCTCAGTGCGCACCCAGACCGCCAACCCGGAAGCGCCGCAGGCAACCTGGGTTATCCAACCGGGAGCCGTGGACTGA
- the lptB gene encoding LPS export ABC transporter ATP-binding protein — MALLHAKHLAKSYRKRPVVRDVSLSVEAGQIVGLLGPNGAGKTTCFYMIVGLIPADKGEVYVGDTPVTRLPMHARARHGIGYLPQEASIFRKLSVADNIMGVLQTRKELSRADRHERLESLLQEFNITHIRDSLGMALSGGERRRVEIARALAMEPAVVLLDEPFAGVDPISVGDIKGIIHHLRDRGIAVLITDHNVRETLDICEKAYIVGNGHIIAEGSAEDVLNNATVREVYLGDQFRL; from the coding sequence ATGGCTTTATTGCACGCCAAACATCTGGCCAAGAGTTATCGCAAACGCCCGGTGGTCCGGGACGTCAGCCTGAGTGTCGAAGCCGGTCAGATTGTCGGACTGCTTGGCCCCAACGGTGCCGGCAAAACCACCTGCTTTTATATGATCGTCGGTCTGATTCCGGCCGATAAAGGCGAGGTCTACGTTGGCGATACGCCAGTCACCCGCTTGCCCATGCACGCCCGAGCGCGCCACGGTATTGGCTATCTGCCACAGGAAGCGTCGATATTTCGCAAGCTGAGCGTGGCCGACAACATTATGGGCGTGCTGCAAACGCGCAAAGAATTGTCGCGCGCTGATCGACACGAACGGCTGGAATCGCTGCTGCAGGAATTCAACATCACGCACATTCGCGACAGCTTAGGCATGGCGCTGTCCGGCGGTGAACGGCGACGCGTGGAAATTGCCCGGGCGCTGGCGATGGAACCGGCGGTTGTTTTGCTGGATGAACCCTTCGCCGGCGTCGACCCGATTTCAGTCGGCGACATTAAAGGCATCATTCACCACTTGCGTGACCGCGGCATCGCCGTACTGATCACCGATCACAACGTACGAGAGACGCTCGATATCTGCGAAAAAGCCTATATCGTCGGCAACGGACACATCATCGCCGAAGGTAGTGCAGAGGATGTACTCAACAACGCCACGGTGCGTGAGGTATATTTAGGCGACCAGTTCCGGCTATGA
- the hpf gene encoding ribosome hibernation-promoting factor, HPF/YfiA family gives MQVNISGQHVEVTEALHDYVAGKLEKLERHYDQIGNVQVTFSIEKNRQKAEASLNIKGAQIHADAEHDDLYAAIDMMTDKLDRQLLKHKEKTVDRMHGNSR, from the coding sequence ATGCAAGTCAACATCAGCGGTCAACACGTCGAAGTTACCGAAGCGCTGCACGACTATGTCGCCGGTAAGCTGGAAAAACTGGAACGACATTACGACCAGATCGGCAATGTCCAGGTTACCTTCAGTATTGAAAAGAACCGGCAAAAAGCGGAAGCTTCGCTCAACATCAAAGGCGCACAAATACACGCAGATGCCGAGCATGATGACCTGTACGCTGCCATTGATATGATGACTGACAAACTCGACCGCCAACTGCTCAAGCACAAAGAAAAAACGGTCGACCGCATGCACGGGAATTCTCGTTAA
- a CDS encoding RNA polymerase factor sigma-54, whose amino-acid sequence MKTSLQLKMSQQLTMTPQLQQAIRLLQLSTLDLQQEIQEALETNPMLEVREDDAGDGEHSHHNDNLNGESHSSDSLNGDASKHETSTNDDSDHRQEVEIQEHIPDDLAVDSSWDDIYTHTPTSHGLPSGDDDFNFENVYGTTDSLWDHLNWQLNLTTMTDRDRLIAEAIIESVDSEGYLQSSLDDIFEGLIEALSGDDDPLEMDEVEAVLRRVQHFDPPGVCARDLADCLSIQLNQLPEETLWRSDAIKIVKEHLDLLGTRDYAQLMRKTRLKENDLRDVILLIQSLNPRPGNQIESGKDEYVVPDVIVRKDVKNNRWLVELNPEIAPKLRVNPSYASMVKRADNSSDNTYLKDHLQEARWFIKSLQSRNETLLKVATNIVEHQRGFLEHGEEAMKPLVLHDVAQAVEMHESTISRVTTQKYMHTPRGIFELKYFFSSHVSTEGGGECSSTAIRAIIRKLVAAENPRKPLSDSKIATLLGDQGIQVARRTIAKYREAMHIPPSNERKSLI is encoded by the coding sequence ATGAAGACCTCCTTACAACTCAAAATGAGTCAGCAGTTGACGATGACGCCGCAACTGCAACAAGCCATTCGACTGCTGCAATTGTCGACACTCGATTTGCAGCAGGAGATCCAGGAGGCTCTGGAAACCAACCCCATGCTGGAAGTGCGCGAAGACGACGCCGGCGACGGGGAACACAGTCACCATAACGACAACCTAAACGGCGAAAGTCACAGCAGTGATAGCCTGAACGGTGATGCCAGCAAACACGAAACCTCCACCAACGACGACAGCGATCATCGTCAGGAAGTGGAAATTCAGGAACACATTCCTGACGACCTGGCGGTCGATTCCTCCTGGGACGACATCTACACCCACACCCCAACCAGCCACGGCTTGCCCTCGGGCGACGACGATTTCAATTTCGAAAACGTTTATGGCACCACCGACTCATTGTGGGACCACCTGAACTGGCAATTGAACCTGACCACCATGACGGACCGCGATCGTCTGATCGCCGAAGCCATCATCGAAAGCGTCGACAGCGAAGGTTATTTGCAGTCCAGTCTGGACGATATTTTTGAAGGGTTGATTGAAGCGCTGTCGGGCGACGACGATCCACTGGAAATGGACGAAGTCGAGGCCGTGCTGCGCCGCGTTCAGCATTTCGATCCGCCCGGTGTCTGCGCTCGCGACCTGGCCGATTGTTTGAGCATTCAGCTCAATCAACTGCCCGAAGAAACCCTCTGGCGCAGCGACGCCATCAAAATTGTCAAAGAACATCTCGATCTGCTCGGCACCCGCGACTACGCCCAGTTGATGCGCAAAACTCGTCTCAAAGAAAACGATTTGCGCGACGTCATCCTGTTGATTCAAAGCCTGAACCCACGGCCGGGCAATCAAATTGAAAGCGGCAAAGACGAATACGTCGTACCCGATGTCATTGTGCGCAAAGACGTGAAAAACAATCGTTGGCTGGTGGAACTGAACCCGGAAATCGCGCCCAAATTACGCGTTAATCCGTCTTACGCTTCCATGGTCAAACGCGCCGATAATTCCAGCGACAACACCTATCTCAAAGACCACTTGCAGGAAGCGCGCTGGTTCATCAAAAGCCTGCAAAGCCGCAATGAAACGCTGTTGAAAGTTGCCACCAATATTGTCGAGCACCAACGCGGTTTTCTGGAACACGGCGAAGAAGCGATGAAGCCGCTGGTGTTGCACGATGTGGCTCAGGCCGTCGAGATGCACGAATCAACCATTTCACGCGTCACCACACAAAAATACATGCACACACCGCGCGGTATTTTTGAGCTGAAATACTTTTTCTCCAGCCACGTCAGCACCGAAGGTGGTGGCGAATGCTCCAGCACCGCCATTCGCGCCATCATCCGCAAGCTGGTGGCGGCGGAAAATCCACGCAAACCGCTGAGTGATTCCAAGATCGCCACCTTGTTGGGCGACCAGGGCATTCAGGTCGCTCGCCGCACCATCGCCAAATACCGCGAAGCGATGCACATACCGCCATCAAATGAACGTAAGAGTTTGATTTAG